AGATCTTGCCCGCGTGCATCTCGCCAAGACTCCCGCCAAGAACTGTGAAATCCTGGCTGAAAACGTATACACGCCTCCCGTCTATCTCACCAAAACCTGTGACCACACCGTCGCCGGGAAAAGAGGTCTCTCCAAGACCAAATCGCCCGCACCGGTGAACCACCTGCTCGTCAAGCTCTACAAAGGTCCCCTCGTCAAGAAGCCCGGCTATACGATCACGTGCGGTACCCTTGCCTTTGCCTCGCTGCTTCTCTATCGACTTGGGACCACCGCCTTCGCGGGCCTGCGCACGCTTGCGCTCAAGATCCGCGCATAGCTCGTCAATGCTTCGGTTCGTCATGTCTCAACTGCCCCCTCTCAGTTTATCCTTCATTTGTGACTATGTTGTTCAATATATTTTGCGCAACGGTATAGGGGTCTAGTTCCTTACCTAAGATGGCTTCGATTTTGTCGTCAGTTCCCTGACGTTCCCAGGCTTTTTCCACATTTTTTGCGATGTCACGGCTGAGTATGTCTTTTATTTCCTCTGCAAGTTTGCGTTTTTGTTTCTTTATGCCGTGAATGCTTTGCTTTAGAAAAGCCCCATGTTTCTCGATGCCTTCTACTAACTCAGCTACCCCATCTCCTTTTTCCGCTACGGTCATATGAATAGGTGGAAACCAGTCTGTTTTTCCGATCAAGTCAAGCATAAGCTTTACTTCAGTTTCTATTTTTTCTGCTCCTGGTCTGTCTGCCTTGTTCACTACAAAGATGTCTGCTATTTCCATAATGCCCGCTTTCATTATCTGAATGTCATCACCCATGCCGGGCACAAGCACAAGACAGACAGTGTCTGCCAGTTTCACTATATCTATTTCAGACTGGCCTACCCCTACTGTTTCAATAATGACAACGTCTTTGCCGCAAGCGTCTAATATTTTAACGGCTTCTCTGGTGCTCCTGCTGACGCCGCCTAGTGAACCTCGCGTCCCCATGCTTCTAATATATACGTCCGGATCGTTAGCGTGACGTTGCATACGAATTCTGTCTGCTAGAATTGCTCCTCCGCTAAAAGGACTAGAGGGATCTACGGCGATGATTCCAACTGTTTTTTTCTTCTTCCTGAACTCAAGGATTAGTTTATCGACCAATGTGCTTTTCCCAGCGCCCGGGCTTCCTGTTATCCCTATGACCAGGGCCTTACCGGTATGAGGATAGAGATATTTCATAATTTCTTCTGATTCGGGCGCCTCATTTTCTACAAGAGAAATAATGCGCGCTAAAGCTCTGATATCACCATGTAAAGCCTTTTCAGCAAGAAGTGTCACAGCTAAACAGTCTCTTTCTGTTTTTTTTCAGCAACGGCCTTTTCAAGCCACTCTGCACATACTGAAGTTGGCGTTCCAGGGCCGAAGATGGCTCCG
This region of Aminobacterium colombiense DSM 12261 genomic DNA includes:
- the meaB gene encoding methylmalonyl Co-A mutase-associated GTPase MeaB, whose amino-acid sequence is MTLLAEKALHGDIRALARIISLVENEAPESEEIMKYLYPHTGKALVIGITGSPGAGKSTLVDKLILEFRKKKKTVGIIAVDPSSPFSGGAILADRIRMQRHANDPDVYIRSMGTRGSLGGVSRSTREAVKILDACGKDVVIIETVGVGQSEIDIVKLADTVCLVLVPGMGDDIQIMKAGIMEIADIFVVNKADRPGAEKIETEVKLMLDLIGKTDWFPPIHMTVAEKGDGVAELVEGIEKHGAFLKQSIHGIKKQKRKLAEEIKDILSRDIAKNVEKAWERQGTDDKIEAILGKELDPYTVAQNILNNIVTNEG